The Cynocephalus volans isolate mCynVol1 chromosome 17, mCynVol1.pri, whole genome shotgun sequence genomic interval CCCCTTCTTAAGAGACCAGTTTTTACTGAATGATTCCAGAGAGGTGAAAATCTCCATATTACAGAGTTCCGAAGTGGGGAGACAATTGCTCTTATCCTGTTATAGTGGTGTGCTGGAATTCCCTGAGATGGAACTGGTAAATTACTTGACTGCTGCGAGTTTTCTTCAGATGAGCCACATTGTAGAACGGTGCACGCAGGCCCTGTGGAAGTTTATAAAGCCAAAACAACCAATGGATAGTAAAGAGGGATGTGAACCACAGAGTGCTTCTCCCCAGTCAAAAGAACAGCAGGGCGATGCCAGAGGCTCCCCAAAGCAGGACTCACCTTGTATTCATCCATCTGAAGACAGTATGGATATGGAGGACAGTGATATTCAGATTGTTAAGGTAGAATCTATTGGGGATGTATCAGAGGTTAGAAGTAAAAAAGATCAGAACCAGTTTATTTCTTCTGAACCCACTGCTTTACACTCATCAGAACCCCAGCACTCCCTGATAAATTCAACTGTGGAAAACAGAGTAAGTGAAATAGAACAAAACCATCTCCACAATTATGCCCTCTCTTATACAGGCAGTGATAACATCATCATGGCCTCAAAAGATGTCTTTGGGCCTAACATTCGAGGTGTAGACAAAGGCCTACAGTGGCACCACCAATGCCCAAAGTGTACCAGGGTGTTTCGTCACCTGGAGAACTAcgccaaccatttaaaaatgcacaaactCTTTATGTGTCTACTCTGCGGCAAGACTTTTACTCAGAAAGGCAACCTTCATCGACACATGCGTGTGCATGCCGGAATTAAACCTTTCCAGTGTAAAATCTGTGGGAAAACCTTTTCTCAGAAGTGTTCCTTACAGGATCATCTTAACCTTCACAGTGGAGATAAGCCCCATAAATGTAACTATTGTGACATGGTTTTTGCACATAAGCCAGTTTTGAGGAAACACCTTAAACAGCTGCATGGCAAAAACAGCTTTGATAATGCCAATGAGAGAAATGTGCAAGACCTCACAGTGGATTTTGATTCTTTTGCATGTACAGCAGTCACAGACTCTAAAGGGTGTCAGCCACAACCTGATGCAACACAGGTCCTGGATGCAGGTAAACTGGCCCAAGCTGTCCTGAACTTAAGGAATGATAGTACTTGCGTGAATTGAGTAGGGGCTTCATGCTCACAACTAGAATGGACTGAGAATGTGGCAATAGTCTGAATTTTTTAGGAGTGATTTTACTAGTTTGACTTCTCCAAAGCCTCTGCGCAGGAGGTAGGGGGTGAATCAAAGCACTAATAGACCAGGCAGCTTACCACTTGGAGTGGTATTGCCTTCTTTTTGCCCTCTCGCATTTTCTGTTTTGAATTATTTATCCTGTGATGTCTGTTTTCCTTTACCAAGgaataattccatttgtctacCTAACATTGACTTATGTCTTAGACTGACACTATTTTAGG includes:
- the ZBTB26 gene encoding zinc finger and BTB domain-containing protein 26 produces the protein MSERSDLLHFKFENYGDSMLQKMNKLREENKFCDVTVLIDDIEVQGHKIVFAAGSPFLRDQFLLNDSREVKISILQSSEVGRQLLLSCYSGVLEFPEMELVNYLTAASFLQMSHIVERCTQALWKFIKPKQPMDSKEGCEPQSASPQSKEQQGDARGSPKQDSPCIHPSEDSMDMEDSDIQIVKVESIGDVSEVRSKKDQNQFISSEPTALHSSEPQHSLINSTVENRVSEIEQNHLHNYALSYTGSDNIIMASKDVFGPNIRGVDKGLQWHHQCPKCTRVFRHLENYANHLKMHKLFMCLLCGKTFTQKGNLHRHMRVHAGIKPFQCKICGKTFSQKCSLQDHLNLHSGDKPHKCNYCDMVFAHKPVLRKHLKQLHGKNSFDNANERNVQDLTVDFDSFACTAVTDSKGCQPQPDATQVLDAGKLAQAVLNLRNDSTCVN